In the Telopea speciosissima isolate NSW1024214 ecotype Mountain lineage chromosome 2, Tspe_v1, whole genome shotgun sequence genome, one interval contains:
- the LOC122651883 gene encoding eukaryotic translation initiation factor 4E-1-like, with amino-acid sequence MTEELESMKAGLGSKAAEEETDGAIVGGTGAEEPEEGEIVGDDSTSVMASTTVTPQPHPLENSWTFWFDNPSSKSKQASWGASIRPIHTFATVEEFWSLYNNILHPSKFGVGADFYCFKYKIEPKWEDPVCANGGRWTINFPRGKSDTSWLYTLLAMIGEQFDHGDEICGAVVNVRAKQDKIYLWTKNASHEAAQISIGRQWKEFLDYNENIGFICHDDAKKHERMAKSRFSV; translated from the exons ATGACGGAGGAGTTAGAGAGCATGAAAGCTGGACTAGGGTCTAAAGCAGCCGAAGAAGAGACTGATGGGGCCATCGTTGGCGGTACTGGCGCGGAAGAACCCGAGGAAGGAGAGATCGTAGGGGACGATTCGACTTCTGTTATGGCTTCGACGACAGTGACACCTCAACCTCACCCTTTGGAGAATTCATGGACCTTCTGGTTCGACAACCCTTCCTCCAAATCCAAGCAGGCTTCTTGGGGTGCCTCCATTCGTCCCATCCACACTTTTGCCACCGTCGAGGAGTTTTGGAG CCTTTACAATAATATTCTTCATCCAAGCAAGTTTGGTGTGGGAGCAGACTTCTACTGTTTCAAGTACAAAATTGAGCCAAAATGGGAGGACCCTGTTTGTGCTAATGGTGGGAGATGGACAATAAACTTTCCTAGAGGGAAGTCTGATACATCATGGTTGTATACG TTGTTGGCAATGATTGGAGAACAGTTTGATCATGGTGATGAAATTTGTGGAGCTGTTGTTAATGTCCGAGCAAAGCAGGACAAGATATATCTATGGACTAAGAATGCTTCACATGAAGCTGCTCAG ATTAGCATTGGGAGGCAGTGGAAGGAGTTTCTTGattacaatgaaaacatagGGTTCATCTGTCAT GATGATGCAAAGAAGCATGAAAGGATGGCTAAAAGTCGCTTTTCTGTATGA
- the LOC122651105 gene encoding protein SRG1-like, whose protein sequence is MATKQLTLGSSLPVPNVQELVKEPMNSIPTRFIRPDQEPPIISSDAASLLPAVPVIDLQKLQLSGESMDAAQRAKLHSACQEWGFFQVVNHGVSSSLVEKLKIEIQEFFKLPIEEKKKFWQLPGDVEGFGNQFVISEEQKLDWADMFFMRTLPTYTRVPHLFPNLPLPLRETLDSYALEMKKLAMTLLEEMAKALKMDAIEMRELFEEGMQCMRMNYYPPCPQPEKVIGISPHSDISGLTILLQVNEIEGLQIRKDGIWVPVTPLPHAFVVNIGDTMEILSNGTYHSIEHRATVNSVKERLSIGTFYSPKLDGEVGPVRSLITRDRPALFRTVGAEEFSKSFLTVKLEGKSYVEFMRIPNGEGSVN, encoded by the exons ATGGCGACTAAACAGTTAACTTTGGGAAGCTCGCTGCCCGTACCCAACGTTCAGGAGCTGGTGAAGGAGCCCATGAACTCTATCCCAACTCGCTTCATTCGTCCTGATCAAGAACCTCCAATCATTTCATCTGATGCTGCCTCACTACTCCCTGCAGTTCCTGTGATTGACTTGCAGAAACTACAACTCTCAGGAGAATCCATGGACGCAGCACAACGGGCAAAGCTACATTCTGCATGCCAAGAATGGGGTTTCTTCCAA GTTGTAAACCATGGAGTCAGCTCTTCACTGGTGGAGAAATTAAAAATTGAGATTCAGGAGTTCTTCAAGCTACcaattgaagagaaaaagaaattctgGCAGTTACCAGGAGATGTGGAGGGCTTTGGGAATCAATTTGTTATATCTGAGGAGCAAAAACTTGATTGGGCAGACATGTTTTTCATGCGAACCCTCCCAACATACACAAGGGTGCCCCACTTATTTCCCAACCTTCCCCTCCCActcag AGAGACATTGGACTCTTATGCGTTAGAGATGAAAAAGCTTGCGATGACTTTGTTAGAAGAGATGGCAAAGGCTTTGAAGATGGATGCTATAGAGATGAGAGAGTTATTTGAAGAAGGGATGCAGTGTATGAGGATGAACTACTATCCTCCATGTCCTCAACCTGAGAAAGTAATTGGCATTTCACCTCACTCAGATATCTCGGGCTTAACCATTCTCCTTCAAGTTAATGAAATTGAAGGCCTTCAGATAAGAAAAGACGGGATTTGGGTTCCAGTTACGCCTCTTCCACATGCTTTCGTAGTGAATATTGGAGACACCATGGAG ATTTTAAGCAATGGGACGTACCACAGTATTGAGCATAGGGCAACAGTGAATTCTGTTAAAGAGAGGCTCTCCATCGGAACATTCTACAGTCCAAAACTTGATGGAGAAGTGGGTCCTGTACGAAGCTTGATCACCAGAGATAGACCAGCTTTGTTTAGAACAGTAGGAGCTGAGGAGTTCTCCAAGTCGTTCCTTACAGTGAAACTTGAAGGGAAAAGCTACGTTGAGTTCATGAGGATTCCAAATGGAGAAGGCAGTGTTAATTGA
- the LOC122650017 gene encoding protein Jade-1 codes for MESSIHGLPLLKRFKLLQQQEDESTHSSSRLPAKKRKDSWDPPILPSNTVSCCLPAKKRVWALQPLSPQKFSSPFDLNVEYKPSPEKKQSTVVAESEENAAKDDNQDTYEGTHEEEEEDGIVCDICLSTDGDPSDPIVLCDGCDLMVHATCYGKPLIQGIPEGEWFCAKCEISSPSQKLVADEKNADYCCCLCPIKRGAMKPTTDGRWAHIICALLVPEVFFKDPEGRDGIDCSRVPRRRWKGICYLCHSASGCVIECSEPKCPLAFHVSCGLKEDLCIEYREGKSASAIVAGFCKNHTVLWKKQQKSGKFKIVAREQQRK; via the exons ATGGAGAGCTCGATTCATGGCCTGCCCCTTCTAAAAAGATTCAAACTTCTGCAACAACAAGAAGATGAGAGCACGCACTCATCATCACGCCTTCCagcgaagaagagaaaagattcATGGGATCCTCCCATTCTACCCTCTAATACTGTTTCTTGTTGCTTACCTGCAAAAAAGAGGGTTTGGGCTCTTCAACCTCTCAGCCCACAAAAGTTCAGTTCGCCTTTTGATCTCAATGTCGAATATAAGCCATCTCCCGAGAAGAAACAATCCACAGTCGTTGCGGAATCTGAAGAAAATGCAGCAAAAGATGATAACCAAGATACATACGAGGGCacccatgaagaagaagaagaagatgggattgTGTGCGACATTTGCCTGAGCACCGACGGAGACCCTTCAGATCCAATCGTCTTGTGTGATGGTTGCGATCTTATGGTCCACGCTACCTGCTATGGAAAGCCCCTCATTCAGGGTATCCCAGAAGGGGAGTGGTTCTGTGCCAAGTGCGAAATTTCTTCGCCTTCTCAAAAGCTTGTAGCTGATGAGAAAAATGCCGATTACTGTTGCTGTCTTTGTCCCATTAAAAGAGGAGCCATGAAACCCACAACAGATGGGCGGTGGGCTCATATCATATGTGCGCTTCTAGTGCCTGAGGTATTCTTTAAGGACCCAGAAGGAAGGGATGGCATTGATTGTTCACGGGTTCCTCGTAGGAGATGGAAAGGGATATGCTATCTTTGTCACTCTGCAAGTGGATGTGTTATTGAATGCTCTGAGCCCAAATGCCCATTGGCCTTCCACGTTAGTTGCGGGTTAAAAGAGGATCTATGTATTGAGTACAGAGAAGGGAAGAGCGCAAGTGCCATTGTCGCTGGGTTCTGCAAAAATCACACTGTGCTGTGGAAGAAG CAACAAAAGAGTGGAAAGTTCAAGATTGTAGCTAGGGAGCAGCAAAGGAAATAA